A genomic stretch from Nymphalis io chromosome 25, ilAglIoxx1.1, whole genome shotgun sequence includes:
- the LOC126778285 gene encoding uncharacterized protein LOC126778285 produces MKLNLFKRSMIFATFFGSCLCIALIVASLGTIHWVDARARRLSNPTESEGRISFGLFEGHKALNFGYGWRNHDFSLKAGNHPARRWAWCGTAAQLAVALAASAGACILAALGSAARSRCSPRPLLLCNSAIVLFTLGAIAVWLTEFFLRLQHNVMSDEDLANTWTSDMTADLGLSFWLIVAATITAFINNVCILIAASDGRDVDTIAPALEEKVNGAIMLY; encoded by the exons ATGaagctaaatttatttaagcggTCGATGATTTTCGCGACTTTCTTCGGGTCGTGCCTGTGTATAGCGCTGATTGTGGCGTCTTTGGGGACGATACATTGGGTGGACGCGAGAGCTAGAAGATTGTCGAATCCAACGGAATCCGAGGGAAGAATCAGTTTTGGACTGTTTGAAGGTCACAAGGCATTGAATTTCGGCTATGGCTGGAGGAATCATGATTTTAGCT TAAAAGCTGGTAATCATCCAGCTCGACGTTGGGCGTGGTGCGGGACCGCGGCACAGTTGGCGGTAGCATTGGCTGCCTCCGCTGGAGCCTGTATCTTGGCTGCATTGGGATCCGCAGCAAGGAGTCGTTGCTCGCCACGACCTTTGCTTTTATGTAATAGTGCTATTG TTCTTTTCACGTTGGGCGCAATAGCAGTATGGTTAACGGAGTTCTTCCTCAGATTGCAGCACAATGTCATGTCAGATGAAGATCTAGCGAACACGTGGACGTCGGACATGACAGCTGACTTGGGACTCTCTTtttg gcTCATAGTAGCGGCGACAATAAcagcatttataaataatgtatgtatccTCATAGCTGCTTCAGATGGACGAGACGTAGATACCATCGCGCCAGCCTTAGAAGAGAAGGTGAATGGGGCGATCATGTTGTATTAA